Proteins encoded together in one Streptomyces umbrinus window:
- the pgeF gene encoding peptidoglycan editing factor PgeF — protein sequence MIGQRSVVGTASGAHFAFTDRWGGVSAVPYEELNLGGAVGDDPDSVRANRELAAKSLGLDPDLVVWMNQVHGPDVAVVDEPWGDRPVPRVDAVVTRRRGLALAVLTADCTPVLLADPVAGVVAGAHAGRPGMVAGVVPAAVAAMVELGAEPARIVARTGPAVCGRCYEVPDTMRAEVAAVEPAAYAETSWGTPAVDVTAGVHAQLERLGVRDREQSPVCTLESDDHFSYRRDRTTGRLAGYVWLD from the coding sequence GTGATAGGACAGCGCTCCGTAGTGGGCACTGCGAGCGGCGCGCACTTCGCCTTCACCGACCGGTGGGGCGGGGTGAGCGCCGTTCCGTACGAGGAGCTCAATCTCGGCGGTGCGGTCGGCGACGACCCCGACTCCGTACGCGCCAACCGGGAGCTGGCCGCCAAGTCGCTCGGCCTCGACCCCGATCTGGTCGTCTGGATGAACCAGGTGCACGGGCCCGATGTCGCCGTCGTCGACGAGCCGTGGGGAGACCGTCCGGTGCCGCGGGTGGACGCCGTGGTCACCAGGCGCCGGGGCCTCGCGCTCGCGGTGCTCACCGCGGACTGCACGCCCGTACTGCTCGCCGACCCCGTCGCCGGTGTCGTGGCCGGTGCCCACGCGGGACGGCCCGGCATGGTCGCCGGCGTCGTGCCCGCCGCGGTCGCGGCCATGGTCGAACTCGGCGCCGAGCCCGCCCGGATCGTCGCCCGCACCGGCCCCGCCGTCTGCGGTCGCTGCTACGAAGTACCGGACACGATGCGCGCCGAGGTCGCCGCCGTCGAGCCCGCGGCGTACGCCGAGACGAGTTGGGGCACGCCGGCGGTCGACGTGACCGCGGGGGTGCACGCGCAACTGGAGCGGCTCGGGGTGCGCGACCGGGAGCAGTCGCCGGTGTGCACGCTGGAGTCCGATGATCACTTCTCGTACCGCCGGGACCGCACCACGGGGCGGCTCGCGGGCTATGTGTGGCTGGACTGA
- a CDS encoding YggS family pyridoxal phosphate-dependent enzyme, with protein MTDRKAQLAGNLAKVEERIAAACVAAGRKREEVTLIVVTKTYPADDVRILSELGVRHVAENRDQDAAPKAAACSDLPLSWHFVGQLQTNKVRSVVGYADVVQSVDRARLVTALSKEAVRRERELGCLIQVALDAEETGRGERGGVGSGDIEELAGFVAEAPGLRLDGLMTVAPLSGPYAGRELAAFERLMDLSTDLRSAHPAANMVSAGMSADLEQAVAAGATHVRVGTAVLGVRPRLG; from the coding sequence ATGACGGACCGTAAGGCTCAACTCGCCGGAAACCTGGCGAAAGTGGAAGAGCGCATTGCGGCGGCGTGTGTGGCCGCCGGGCGCAAGCGCGAAGAAGTGACCCTGATCGTGGTCACCAAGACCTATCCGGCCGACGATGTGCGGATCCTGTCGGAACTCGGTGTGCGCCACGTCGCCGAGAACCGCGACCAGGACGCGGCGCCCAAGGCCGCGGCCTGCTCCGATCTGCCCCTCTCCTGGCACTTTGTCGGTCAGTTGCAGACCAACAAGGTGCGTTCCGTGGTCGGTTACGCGGATGTCGTGCAGTCCGTCGACCGGGCCCGGCTCGTCACCGCCCTGTCGAAGGAGGCGGTGCGGCGGGAGCGCGAGCTGGGGTGCCTCATCCAGGTCGCGCTCGATGCCGAAGAGACTGGACGGGGGGAGCGTGGTGGTGTAGGGAGCGGTGATATCGAGGAGTTGGCCGGCTTCGTGGCCGAGGCTCCGGGGCTGAGGCTCGACGGACTGATGACCGTCGCCCCGCTCTCCGGACCGTACGCCGGGCGTGAACTGGCGGCGTTCGAGCGGCTGATGGATTTGTCGACTGACCTGCGCAGCGCCCATCCGGCTGCGAACATGGTCTCGGCAGGGATGAGTGCGGACCTCGAACAGGCCGTGGCGGCCGGAGCGACACATGTGCGCGTCGGTACTGCGGTACTCGGAGTCCGCCCCAGGCTCGGGTAA
- a CDS encoding cell division protein SepF, translating to MAGAMRKMAVYLGLVEDDGYDGRGFDPDDDFEPELDPEPERDRRRHEPSHQSHQPHQSQRDESVRVVQPPVQRDPVSHSASLTAESGRPARIAPVASITQERQSLEKNAPVIMPKVVSEREPYRITTLHPRTYNEARTIGEHFREGTPVIMNLTEMDDTDAKRLVDFAAGLVFGLHGSIERVTQKVFLLSPANVDVTAEDKARIAEGGFFNQS from the coding sequence ATGGCCGGCGCGATGCGCAAGATGGCGGTCTACCTCGGCCTCGTGGAGGACGATGGGTACGACGGCAGGGGCTTCGACCCCGACGACGACTTCGAGCCCGAGCTTGACCCGGAGCCCGAGCGGGACCGCCGACGGCACGAGCCGTCGCATCAATCACACCAGCCGCATCAGTCCCAACGGGACGAATCGGTACGAGTGGTGCAACCGCCCGTACAGCGCGATCCCGTGTCACATTCCGCTTCGCTCACCGCGGAATCAGGGCGTCCGGCGCGTATCGCCCCCGTGGCGTCCATCACACAAGAACGTCAAAGCCTGGAGAAGAACGCACCGGTGATCATGCCCAAGGTCGTGTCGGAACGAGAGCCGTACAGGATCACCACACTGCACCCCCGGACCTACAACGAGGCCCGTACCATCGGGGAACACTTCCGTGAGGGCACCCCGGTGATCATGAATCTGACTGAGATGGATGACACAGACGCGAAGCGACTTGTCGACTTTGCGGCCGGTTTGGTGTTTGGTCTTCACGGGAGCATCGAGCGGGTGACGCAGAAGGTGTTCCTGTTGTCGCCTGCTAACGTCGATGTCACGGCGGAGGACAAGGCTCGCATCGCAGAGGGCGGGTTCTTCAACCAGAGCTGA
- a CDS encoding YggT family protein produces MSVVAQVLYVALMCFLIVLIFRLVMDYVFQFARSWQPGKAMVVVLEATYTVTDPPLKLLRRFIPPLRLGGVALDLSFFVLMIIVYILISVVSRL; encoded by the coding sequence ATGAGCGTGGTTGCGCAGGTTCTCTACGTCGCGCTGATGTGTTTCCTCATCGTGCTGATCTTCCGGCTGGTCATGGACTACGTCTTCCAGTTCGCCCGCTCATGGCAACCCGGCAAGGCGATGGTGGTCGTTCTGGAGGCCACCTACACTGTCACTGATCCACCGCTCAAGCTTCTGCGGCGGTTCATTCCGCCGCTGCGTCTCGGGGGCGTGGCGCTCGACCTGTCCTTCTTCGTACTGATGATCATCGTCTACATCCTGATCTCCGTTGTGAGCCGGCTGTGA
- a CDS encoding DivIVA domain-containing protein, whose translation MPLTPEDVRNKQFTTVRLREGYDEDEVDAFLDEVEAELTRLLRENEDLRAKLAAATRAAAQNQQQGMRKPPEQQDPQQQQGPPQGMRGPGAPVPAGISGPPQQQMGGPMGGPPQLPSGAPQLPAGPSAQGGQQGPGPMGQGPMGQGPMGQGPGQMQQQMQGQMQQQMPQQMGGPMGGPMGGPMGGHGGPQMGQPGQGPGGDSAARVLSLAQQTADQAIAEARSEANKIVGEARSRAEGLERDARAKADALERDAQEKHRVAMGSLESARATLERKVEDLRGFEREYRTRLKSYLESQLRQLETQADDSLAPPRAPAAASLPSSPSPSMAPAGASAPSYGGQQMGGPAPAPPSYGGQQQMSPAMTQPMAPVRPQGPSPMQQAPSPMRGFLIDEDDN comes from the coding sequence ATGCCGTTGACCCCCGAGGACGTGCGGAACAAGCAGTTCACGACCGTCCGCCTCCGAGAAGGCTATGACGAGGACGAGGTCGATGCCTTCCTCGATGAGGTCGAAGCCGAACTGACCCGCCTGCTCCGCGAGAACGAGGACCTGCGCGCCAAGCTGGCCGCCGCCACACGCGCCGCCGCGCAGAACCAGCAGCAGGGCATGCGCAAGCCGCCCGAACAGCAGGATCCGCAGCAACAACAGGGTCCGCCGCAGGGTATGCGCGGTCCCGGCGCTCCCGTGCCCGCCGGCATATCGGGTCCGCCGCAGCAGCAGATGGGCGGCCCCATGGGCGGCCCGCCCCAGCTGCCGAGCGGTGCGCCGCAGCTGCCCGCGGGCCCCAGTGCCCAGGGTGGCCAGCAGGGTCCCGGCCCGATGGGTCAGGGTCCGATGGGCCAGGGCCCCATGGGTCAGGGTCCCGGTCAGATGCAGCAGCAGATGCAGGGTCAGATGCAGCAGCAGATGCCCCAGCAGATGGGCGGCCCGATGGGCGGTCCCATGGGTGGACCGATGGGCGGTCACGGTGGCCCACAGATGGGTCAGCCCGGTCAGGGCCCCGGTGGCGACAGCGCCGCCCGTGTCCTCTCGCTGGCGCAGCAGACCGCCGACCAGGCGATCGCCGAGGCCCGTTCCGAGGCCAACAAGATCGTCGGCGAGGCCCGCAGCCGCGCCGAGGGTCTGGAGCGCGACGCCCGTGCCAAGGCCGACGCTCTTGAGCGGGACGCGCAGGAGAAGCACCGCGTGGCGATGGGCTCCCTGGAGTCCGCTCGCGCCACGCTGGAGCGCAAGGTCGAGGACCTGCGCGGCTTCGAGCGCGAGTACCGCACGCGTCTGAAGTCCTACCTGGAGTCGCAGCTGCGTCAGCTGGAGACCCAGGCCGACGACTCGCTGGCTCCGCCGCGTGCTCCGGCCGCCGCGTCGCTTCCGTCGTCGCCGAGCCCGTCCATGGCTCCGGCCGGGGCGAGCGCGCCGTCCTACGGTGGCCAGCAGATGGGTGGCCCGGCTCCGGCCCCGCCGTCCTACGGTGGTCAGCAGCAGATGTCGCCGGCCATGACCCAGCCGATGGCGCCGGTCCGGCCGCAGGGCCCCTCGCCCATGCAGCAGGCGCCCTCGCCGATGCGTGGCTTCCTGATCGACGAGGACGACAACTGA
- the ileS gene encoding isoleucine--tRNA ligase: MNTQPSTQPQYRQVPAQVDLSALEHAVLDFWREQKIFAKTLEQSEGRPEWVFYEGPPTANGMPGAHHIEARVFKDVFPRFRTMRGYHVARKAGWDCHGLPVELAVEKELGFTGKKDIEAYGIAEFNAKCRESVTRHTDAFEELTTRMGYWTDLNDPYRTMDPEYIESVWWSLKEIFNKGLLVQDHRVAPWCPRCGTGLSDHELAQGYETVVDPSVFVRFPLTSGPLAGEAALLVWTTTPWTLVSNTAVAAHPEVTYVVATNGEEKLVVAEPLVEKALGEGWETTGQSFAGTEMERWTYQRPFELVEFPKDEPAHYVVNAEYVTTEDGTGLVHQSPAFGEEDLKVCREYGLPVVNPVRPDGTFEENVPLVGGVFFKKADEKLTEDLQQRGLLFKHIPYEHSYPHCWRCHTALLYYAQPSWYIRTTAIKDRLLQENEKTNWYPDSVKTGRYGDWLNNNIDWALSRNRYWGTPLPIWRCEDDHLTVVGSRAELSELTGTDQSDLDPHRPFIDEVTFACPQCEKTATRVPEVIDAWYDSGSMPFAQWGYPYKNKELFESRYPAQFISEAIDQTRGWFYTLMAVGTLVFDKSSYENVVCLGHILAEDGRKMSKHLGNILQPIPLMDQHGADAVRWFMAAGGSPWAARRVGHGTIQEVVRKTLLTYWNTVAFQALYARTSNWAPSEADPAPAERPVLDRWLLSELHALTDQVTQALEAYDTQRAGKLLSAFVDDLSNWYVRRSRRRFWQGDKAALRTLHEVVETVTRLMAPLTPFITERVWQDLVVPVTPGAPESVHLTSWPEADLSVIDPELSMQMVLVRRLVELGRATRAESGVKTRQPLSRALVAATGFGSLDRELHAQITEELNVSSLASLSEVGGSLVDTTAKANFRALGKRFGKGVQAVAKAVAEADAAALSLALREGTASVEVDGETITLAPDEVIITETPREGWSVASDSGATVALDLEITEELRQAGLARDAIRLIQEARKNSGLDVADRIALRWTSTDPKVIAALSEHSALIADEVLATAFLNEHSGQGETDDTYGAPFTDESLSLTFRLRKA; this comes from the coding sequence TTGAATACGCAGCCGAGTACACAGCCGCAGTACCGCCAGGTGCCCGCCCAGGTCGACCTGTCCGCCCTCGAGCACGCCGTGCTCGACTTCTGGCGCGAGCAGAAGATCTTCGCCAAGACCCTGGAGCAGTCCGAGGGCCGCCCGGAGTGGGTGTTCTACGAGGGCCCGCCCACGGCCAACGGCATGCCCGGTGCCCACCACATCGAGGCGCGCGTCTTCAAGGACGTCTTCCCGCGCTTCCGCACCATGCGCGGCTACCACGTGGCCCGCAAGGCCGGCTGGGACTGCCACGGCCTCCCCGTGGAGCTGGCGGTCGAGAAGGAGCTCGGCTTCACCGGCAAGAAGGACATCGAGGCGTACGGCATCGCCGAGTTCAACGCCAAGTGCCGCGAGTCCGTGACCCGCCACACCGACGCCTTCGAAGAGCTCACGACCCGCATGGGTTACTGGACCGACCTGAACGACCCGTACCGCACGATGGACCCCGAGTACATCGAGTCCGTGTGGTGGTCGCTCAAGGAGATCTTCAACAAGGGCCTGCTGGTCCAGGACCACCGCGTCGCCCCCTGGTGCCCGCGCTGCGGCACGGGCCTCTCCGACCACGAGCTGGCGCAGGGCTACGAGACGGTCGTCGACCCCTCGGTGTTCGTCCGTTTCCCGCTCACCTCCGGTCCCCTCGCGGGCGAGGCCGCGCTCCTGGTGTGGACGACGACCCCGTGGACCCTGGTGTCCAACACCGCGGTCGCCGCCCACCCCGAGGTCACCTACGTCGTCGCGACGAACGGCGAGGAGAAGCTCGTCGTCGCCGAGCCGCTCGTCGAGAAGGCACTCGGCGAGGGCTGGGAGACCACCGGCCAGTCCTTCGCGGGCACCGAGATGGAGCGCTGGACGTACCAACGTCCGTTCGAGCTGGTCGAGTTCCCGAAGGACGAGCCCGCCCACTACGTGGTGAACGCGGAGTACGTCACGACCGAGGACGGCACGGGTCTGGTTCACCAGTCCCCCGCCTTCGGTGAGGAAGACCTCAAGGTCTGCCGCGAGTACGGCCTGCCCGTGGTGAACCCGGTCCGCCCCGACGGCACGTTCGAGGAGAACGTCCCCCTGGTCGGCGGCGTCTTCTTCAAGAAGGCCGACGAGAAGCTCACCGAGGACCTCCAGCAGCGCGGCCTGCTCTTCAAGCACATCCCGTACGAGCACAGCTACCCGCACTGCTGGCGCTGCCACACCGCGCTCCTCTACTACGCGCAGCCGTCCTGGTACATCCGCACCACGGCCATCAAGGACCGCCTCCTCCAGGAGAACGAGAAGACCAACTGGTACCCGGACTCGGTCAAGACCGGCCGGTACGGCGACTGGCTGAACAACAACATCGACTGGGCGCTGTCCCGCAACCGCTACTGGGGCACCCCGCTGCCGATCTGGCGCTGCGAGGACGACCACCTCACGGTCGTCGGCTCCCGCGCCGAGCTCTCCGAGCTGACGGGCACGGACCAGTCGGACCTCGACCCGCACCGCCCGTTCATCGACGAGGTCACCTTCGCCTGCCCCCAGTGCGAGAAGACGGCCACGCGCGTGCCGGAGGTCATCGACGCCTGGTACGACTCGGGTTCGATGCCGTTCGCGCAGTGGGGCTACCCGTACAAGAACAAGGAGCTCTTCGAGTCCCGCTACCCGGCGCAGTTCATCAGCGAGGCCATCGACCAGACCCGCGGCTGGTTCTACACGCTGATGGCGGTCGGCACGCTCGTCTTCGACAAGTCGTCGTACGAGAACGTGGTGTGCCTGGGCCACATCCTCGCCGAGGACGGCCGCAAGATGTCCAAGCACCTGGGCAACATCCTGCAGCCGATCCCGCTGATGGACCAGCACGGCGCGGACGCGGTCCGTTGGTTCATGGCGGCCGGCGGCTCCCCCTGGGCGGCCCGCCGCGTCGGCCACGGCACCATCCAGGAGGTCGTCCGCAAGACGCTCCTCACGTACTGGAACACGGTCGCCTTCCAGGCCCTGTACGCCCGCACGTCCAACTGGGCGCCCAGCGAGGCCGATCCGGCCCCGGCGGAGAGGCCCGTTCTCGACCGCTGGCTCCTCTCCGAACTCCACGCGCTCACCGACCAGGTGACGCAGGCTCTGGAGGCGTACGACACCCAGCGCGCCGGCAAGCTCCTCTCGGCGTTCGTCGACGACCTGTCCAACTGGTACGTACGCCGCTCGCGTCGCCGCTTCTGGCAGGGCGACAAGGCTGCGCTGCGCACCCTGCACGAGGTCGTCGAGACGGTCACGCGCCTGATGGCCCCGCTGACCCCGTTCATCACCGAGCGGGTCTGGCAGGACCTGGTGGTGCCCGTGACGCCGGGCGCCCCCGAGTCCGTACACCTGACGTCCTGGCCGGAGGCGGACCTGTCCGTCATCGACCCGGAGCTGTCCATGCAGATGGTGCTCGTACGCCGTCTCGTGGAGCTGGGCCGTGCCACGCGCGCGGAGTCGGGTGTGAAGACGCGTCAGCCGCTGTCCCGCGCGCTGGTGGCAGCGACCGGGTTCGGGTCCCTCGACCGTGAACTGCACGCGCAGATCACGGAGGAGCTGAACGTGAGCTCGCTGGCCTCGCTCTCCGAGGTGGGCGGCTCGCTGGTCGACACGACCGCCAAGGCCAACTTCCGCGCGCTGGGCAAGCGGTTCGGCAAGGGCGTCCAGGCGGTGGCCAAGGCCGTCGCCGAGGCCGACGCGGCCGCGCTGTCCCTGGCCCTGCGCGAGGGCACGGCGTCGGTGGAGGTCGACGGCGAGACCATCACGCTCGCCCCGGACGAGGTGATCATCACGGAGACCCCGCGCGAGGGCTGGTCCGTCGCCTCGGACTCCGGTGCGACGGTCGCCCTGGACCTGGAGATCACCGAGGAACTGCGTCAGGCCGGCCTGGCCCGTGACGCGATCCGCCTGATCCAGGAGGCCCGCAAGAACAGCGGCCTGGACGTGGCCGACCGGATCGCCCTGCGCTGGACGTCCACGGACCCGAAGGTGATCGCGGCGCTCTCCGAGCACTCCGCCCTCATCGCCGACGAGGTCCTCGCCACGGCCTTCTTGAATGAGCACAGCGGCCAGGGTGAGACGGACGACACGTACGGCGCCCCGTTCACGGACGAGTCCCTGTCGCTGACGTTCCGCCTCCGCAAGGCGTAG
- a CDS encoding TraR/DksA family transcriptional regulator, whose protein sequence is MVAKKTAVQQSASGRSMGAERSEKGAAKQGEAKKTVGGTKTAGRKTATRKAAAKKSVTTKVATKESATKKVAASKRAGAGAAVSRKTVAAATSTEGAVAETAATKRAGTKKASTKKAAAKAVPAKKAAKRSAAGKGAGEAGVSAAEPSQKAGRKGTRTAKKAVATAAEGAAEAAKTTGATTVVAKKTPGTATAAKKTTAVPKARIAAAEPGELAVRPGENPWTPEEVAEARTGLMSEALRLRAEITHSEESLAGLMRDSGDGAGDDQADTGTKNITRESEMALAANAREMLEQDERALERLDAGTYGLCESCGNPIGKARMQAFPRATLCVECKQKQERRY, encoded by the coding sequence ATGGTGGCGAAGAAGACCGCCGTACAGCAGTCGGCATCCGGCAGATCCATGGGGGCGGAGCGTTCCGAGAAGGGCGCGGCGAAGCAGGGCGAGGCCAAGAAGACGGTCGGCGGCACGAAGACGGCCGGCAGGAAAACGGCCACCAGGAAAGCTGCCGCCAAGAAGTCGGTCACTACGAAAGTCGCCACCAAGGAGTCGGCCACCAAGAAAGTGGCTGCTTCGAAGAGGGCCGGTGCGGGGGCGGCCGTCTCGAGGAAGACGGTCGCGGCAGCGACCTCCACGGAGGGGGCGGTCGCCGAAACGGCCGCTACGAAGAGGGCCGGTACCAAGAAGGCCTCCACCAAGAAGGCGGCTGCCAAGGCGGTTCCTGCGAAGAAGGCCGCCAAGAGGAGTGCCGCCGGCAAGGGGGCGGGCGAGGCGGGCGTCTCCGCCGCCGAGCCCTCGCAGAAGGCGGGCAGGAAGGGCACACGTACGGCCAAGAAGGCGGTCGCTACCGCGGCCGAGGGTGCGGCGGAGGCCGCGAAGACGACGGGAGCCACGACGGTGGTAGCGAAGAAGACTCCTGGCACGGCCACGGCGGCGAAGAAGACCACCGCGGTCCCCAAGGCGCGGATCGCCGCGGCGGAGCCCGGCGAGCTCGCGGTACGCCCCGGTGAGAACCCCTGGACCCCCGAGGAGGTCGCGGAGGCACGCACGGGGCTGATGTCGGAGGCCCTGCGGCTGCGCGCCGAGATCACGCACTCCGAGGAATCCCTGGCGGGTCTGATGCGTGACTCCGGGGACGGCGCGGGCGACGACCAGGCCGACACCGGTACCAAGAACATCACGCGCGAGAGCGAGATGGCGCTCGCGGCCAACGCCAGGGAGATGCTGGAGCAGGACGAGCGCGCCCTCGAACGCCTGGACGCGGGCACCTACGGGCTCTGCGAGAGCTGTGGCAACCCCATCGGGAAGGCCCGTATGCAGGCCTTCCCGCGTGCCACCCTGTGCGTCGAGTGCAAGCAGAAGCAGGAGCGCCGTTACTGA
- the lspA gene encoding signal peptidase II — translation MAEAERIIGTPDIPEAAGAEPEQTDQSAAAGERSDAQGAQDPAGSQGSDSGSEEAAAPAEPSRGRRRIAVLFTVAVLAYALDLISKMIVVAKLEHHEPIEIIGDWLRFEAIRNAGAAFGIGEAFTVIFTVIAAAVIVVIARLARKLYSLPWAIALGLLLGGALGNLTDRIFRAPGVFEGAVVDFIAPKHFAVFNLADSAIVCGGILIVLLSFRGLDPDGTVHKD, via the coding sequence GTGGCAGAGGCGGAGCGGATCATCGGTACGCCGGATATCCCGGAGGCGGCTGGCGCCGAGCCGGAGCAGACCGACCAGAGCGCGGCGGCGGGCGAGCGGTCCGATGCCCAGGGGGCGCAGGACCCGGCCGGGAGCCAGGGCTCCGACTCCGGTTCCGAGGAAGCGGCGGCCCCGGCCGAGCCCTCCAGGGGCAGGCGCCGGATCGCCGTGCTGTTCACGGTCGCCGTCCTCGCGTACGCGCTGGACCTGATCAGCAAGATGATCGTGGTCGCGAAGCTGGAGCACCACGAGCCGATCGAGATCATCGGGGACTGGCTGAGGTTCGAGGCGATCCGCAACGCGGGCGCGGCCTTCGGTATCGGCGAGGCCTTCACCGTCATCTTCACGGTGATCGCCGCGGCCGTGATCGTGGTGATCGCCCGGCTCGCCCGCAAGCTCTACAGCCTTCCCTGGGCGATCGCGCTCGGCCTGCTGCTCGGCGGTGCGCTCGGCAACCTCACCGACCGGATCTTCCGTGCGCCGGGCGTCTTCGAGGGCGCGGTCGTCGACTTCATCGCGCCCAAGCACTTCGCGGTCTTCAACCTCGCCGACTCCGCGATCGTCTGCGGCGGCATCCTGATCGTGCTGCTGTCCTTCCGCGGGCTCGACCCGGACGGCACCGTCCACAAGGACTGA
- a CDS encoding RluA family pseudouridine synthase has translation MSTSPEIRNLPVPDGLEGERVDAAISRMFGFSRTKAAELAAAGKVTVDGSVVGKSERVHGGAWLEVEMPQAPAPVQIVAEPVEGMEIVHDDDDVVVIVKPVGVAAHPSPGWSGPTVIGGLAAAGYRISTSGASERQGIVHRLDVGTSGLMVVAKSEYAYTSLKRQFKERTVDKRYHALVQGHPDPTSGTIDAPIGRHPNHDYKWAVTAEGKPSVTHYDLIEAFRAASLLDIKLETGRTHQIRVHMSAHRHPCVGDLTYGADPTLAKRLGLTRQWLQAVKLGFEHPGDGQWVEFESGYAEDLQQALDRVREESYA, from the coding sequence GTGAGCACCAGTCCCGAGATCCGTAACCTGCCCGTGCCCGACGGCCTGGAGGGCGAGCGTGTCGACGCCGCCATCTCCCGCATGTTCGGCTTCTCCCGCACGAAGGCCGCCGAGCTTGCCGCGGCGGGGAAGGTCACGGTCGACGGCTCGGTGGTCGGTAAGTCCGAGCGGGTCCACGGAGGCGCCTGGCTCGAGGTCGAGATGCCGCAGGCGCCCGCGCCCGTGCAGATCGTCGCCGAGCCCGTCGAGGGCATGGAGATCGTGCACGACGACGACGACGTGGTCGTGATCGTCAAGCCGGTCGGCGTCGCCGCGCATCCCAGCCCCGGCTGGTCGGGGCCGACCGTCATCGGCGGGCTCGCCGCCGCCGGATACCGGATCTCCACCTCGGGCGCCTCGGAGCGCCAGGGCATCGTGCACCGCCTGGACGTGGGCACCTCGGGCCTGATGGTGGTCGCCAAGTCGGAGTACGCGTACACGTCGCTGAAGCGCCAGTTCAAGGAGCGCACGGTCGACAAGCGTTACCACGCGCTCGTCCAGGGCCACCCGGACCCGACCAGCGGCACGATCGACGCCCCCATCGGCCGGCACCCGAACCATGACTACAAGTGGGCGGTCACGGCCGAGGGCAAGCCCTCCGTGACGCACTACGACCTGATCGAGGCGTTCCGCGCGGCCTCGCTGCTCGACATCAAGCTGGAGACCGGGCGCACGCACCAGATCCGCGTCCACATGTCGGCCCACCGGCACCCCTGCGTCGGTGACCTGACGTACGGCGCGGACCCGACGCTCGCCAAGCGGCTCGGGCTCACCCGGCAGTGGCTGCAGGCCGTGAAGCTCGGCTTCGAGCACCCCGGGGACGGCCAGTGGGTCGAGTTCGAGAGCGGCTACGCCGAGGACCTGCAGCAGGCGCTGGACCGCGTCCGGGAGGAAAGCTACGCATGA
- a CDS encoding GNAT family N-acetyltransferase: protein MSPSSYVVRVAEDPADREACFAVRKEVFVVEQGVPEDLEYDAYDADAVHVLAVREDGLPFGAGRLLYGEVAAAKTGGEPGVGSLGRLAVLKAARGLGVGVALVRGIEDAARARGLTAVDLHAQTHALGFYERLGYVAYGPEFFDAGISHLAMRRSL from the coding sequence ATGAGCCCGTCGTCCTACGTGGTGCGCGTGGCCGAGGACCCCGCCGACCGTGAGGCCTGCTTCGCGGTGCGCAAGGAGGTCTTCGTCGTCGAGCAGGGGGTCCCTGAGGACCTCGAGTACGACGCGTACGACGCCGATGCCGTGCATGTTCTCGCTGTGCGCGAGGACGGGCTGCCGTTCGGTGCGGGGCGGTTGCTGTACGGCGAGGTGGCGGCCGCCAAGACCGGTGGTGAGCCCGGTGTCGGGTCGCTGGGGCGGCTCGCCGTCCTCAAGGCCGCGCGTGGGCTCGGTGTCGGGGTCGCGCTCGTGCGGGGCATCGAGGACGCGGCACGCGCGCGTGGGCTGACGGCGGTGGATCTGCACGCGCAGACCCATGCGCTCGGGTTTTATGAGCGGTTGGGGTATGTGGCTTACGGGCCGGAGTTCTTCGATGCGGGGATATCGCATCTGGCGATGCGACGGAGTCTTTAG